One Puntigrus tetrazona isolate hp1 chromosome 25, ASM1883169v1, whole genome shotgun sequence genomic window, TTCATACttatcaaagaaaaataaatatgtatctTTTAATTACAAGGATGctgttattactttttattattatttctttttttacacactctgtacaagagaaaattaaaatcacattttgtaaACATGTATTACGTAAGTTCTGCAACGCAAAACATAAGTGTATGATAAAGAAACACAGattcataaatatacaccaTTATTGTAGAACATATGCCTTTCCCGTAAGCAAACCATGTGTTACAGTACTGATTAAACAAACAGTGTGTATGCAGCACGTTAACGGTTATTTTTCAAATGTCCATTATGGTATGCCAATAATGATCTCAGTGTCTcactaaaatgcaataaatattctGAGCAACATTCACAATCAGTCATTTCTGTCACCTGAGTGGAAACTCACCACTGAGCCAAAATACGTAACCTTCCCTGCATCATTGTGAACATGAAACGTAGTCTATTCAGCGTAGTCACCCTTGAGCCTGAAAGAAGCAAGAAATTCCTGATAAAGAGCTCAAAACAGCTGTACATTCTTATtgtccattatatatatatatattcccttCTTTATGAATAACATCTACTTTCAAGATGATTTTATTCCTGAAGAACACAGTAAAGACTTCTGCTGGCTTTCAAAGAATACCGTTCATATGTTCAGTCTCTTCTGAAGTGGAAAACGTTGTAGCCCAGTTCGGCCATAGCTCCGATGAGCAGCGCCCAAAGAGGGATGCAAACCGAGCTCACCAAGATGTTCATTACGTTCTCTAATTTGGCACAGAGCGTCAGACAAAATGCCAGTTTAAGCAGCATGGCCATGAGGTACCACACGCGCTTCTTCAAGTTCTCCGCCCCGTTGCGAGGGTCGAAGCCTGGCTTGCAGCGGCCTGCCATTTTGACAATGAGCATGAGGAGGAGAATAAGATCAAAGGTCCAGACAGGAAGGAAGATGAGGAACCAGTTCCATAATATCTTCCCGTCCAACTTCAGGACCAGCATAATGAGGAATATAAGCGTGAAGATCCATGTCAGGAGGACTCTCTGAGCAAGAGACATGTTCATTTGAAACGCTGGCCTAAAGGCACAGCATTTAGTTGATCTGAAGGAGAGAAAACATTGGAAGTGATACGATCAGTTAATTCCACCCAGCGGAGTCCATGCAACTAGTCagatattattaatagtaatattgtaaataaggcttcatttaaaacacaacggtataaatgcatttatgatgaattaataacatTAGTACTAACAGATTACACAATTAACGTTGTATtagtatacataaaaatagtATACAGAGCTAATATAGACAGTTTAATCAGTTTTTCATTGGATGTTACGCTGCTGTATTAACTTAAActgcattgtatttatttactaggCTAAATAGTCGCATATTGACTATGAGCGTTTGAGACGACGTGCGTATTCAAAAAAGGCTTAGTTTTAACATCAGTTGAACCTTAAATCGTTCATTTAAACACGCTGCCATAtaagatttgtttaaatgtgaaCTGTTTTAGTTACAGTAATGCCTCCATATTAATTTAACTAACGTTATCCATCAAGCCGTATTTAACATGCAAGACACACAAATGTTCGGTATCAATAATAAACgaacattaattttatttattgttattttatcttgACCGTTCCATCCCGACACATCCTTAAAATAAGAGAGCTATTCATTAGCACAAAACTAGCATATTCAGACCGGACTGCTTCGCGCGTTTATGAAACCAGATCGACGGGAAGCGTAGAAAACATACAGACGGAAAACCTTACCGATGATCAAGACAACACGGCAGGCCTTCTAGTCAGAGGGGTAAACGATTAAAACCGATGTCCCTTTCTAGTCGGTGTGTATTTGAACACTGACGATTTCAAAACAACTTCTCTAGAAGCACTAAGTTAAGGTTCACGCAGCGCCATCTAGCGGACTGGAGGAAGCGCGTTAAACCGCCAGGCGAACTCGgttcaattcaatttaatttaactttgtACCAAAGAATCTAATATTCATTACGTCTTTCACgatcatatatttatacacgTTTAGTTATTTAGTTTGTATTAATTTTGAGTTCTCATAAATGCGCAGCGGTACACAAACGGTCaggatatttatattaatatattagattTAGGTTTGTTTTACACTAAATCCTACTGTACACCGACAGAGCACTTGGATTATACGACACGTCTCGCATggaatatcaataataataaaaataaaaatttaaataataataaaaaagtgcgacgtatattttaattaaatttggaaaataaagaagagcatATGGCACTAGaacaacacaagggtgagtaaatgatgacttattttcatttttgagggAACTATCCTTTTTAGCTGGCACATCCATCTGGTAGCTAAAATGTTCTGCCAGTTTTTAATCTCATTTTcccttcaaaagtttttttaaactggtTTGAAACGTAAGAATGTTACCAAAAACCCTCCCGGCGTCTTTATTGGTCCTCAAGATGGCGCTGTTTCATTAGTTTCAGCTGTTAAGCCACTAGCTCGCAGACTGCTCCTCACAGCGAGGCTCTGAAGATAAAACCGAGAATAAACATGAATCACTATCCCAATATTTTGCTTCAGTTTTGCCCACATTTACACCTCTGTAAAAGCAACATTTGTCATTTCCCTTGCACTTTAACTGCCATAAACGTATACACGTTTCTCACCCtcaagatgaaagaaaatgttcAGATTTTTCTCAGGTTGATTGCACACCTGAGATAACCATCGGAATCCACTAATTTGCAATATACCATTACAATTACCTGCTTTCTAAAACAGCCTTTAGGGTCCAGACAAGAAGGTGCAGGGTGCACTGATAGCACACAAAAAGCCGCATCCGTACCGAATCGGTTAATGAGCTTATTACCCTTTGCAAATGTCCTGTTGTGGTTGCCATTACTGAGGCCTTAAGGGGGTGTCAGCACAAAAGCCAGGTAATAATACAGCGGCTTCTTTGCTCCGTGTTGCTTATCAGTGAAACCACACAACTGCAAGCTGCCTTGAGGCCCTGAGCTGAGGACGCTGTTTTAATTGGGTCAGTCTGATTCTGCAGCCTGTTGCCACCACACGACTGAATAGAGAGCTTTTTATGAGGATGCACAAGGTGTTTcagacacgcgcacacacacacacgcacacacacacacaccaacacctGGAATAGTCTGCTGCTCCATTATGACGATTTACCACAGTTCTCGCAAAATAGTCTTTATGTATAGGCctatatatagcatttatagCAGGATCATAGTGTCGgtagtaatgcatttttagtcaCACGAGTGACGTAAACACATGACCTTTTTACATGAGAATATCTGAGTTACTTCTAACGCCATAGTGTTTCCAatgtattgatttgtttttgtgtactgtgtaaacATTACGGTTACTGTAGTTCTAGACAAAATgtcaacatgcatttatttatctcaTTCCCGAAAATGTATCATAATAGTAACCACAGTAAAACCACTATACTAGTTACACATTGATTTAATATACAACTACAGATCcactgtaaatgaaaacattacgTGCATCCCCTATCCCAAATAATGTCATAATATATTtgctcatgaaacatttttattatcgcTGCTAAAAACAAGTTGCActgctttatataaaaaaaaattccatttttttttcatgaataaaaagttcagaaAGAAATTCGTCTTGACTGTTACTTtggttaatttaatgcatccttgctgaagtattattatcagtagtagtaatatttaatGGTAATATCACAGTAGTTTCTGCAAAACTATTAagcaaaacaactgttttcagcagtCTTACCTGGTTTAAAGAACCGTtatcactttaaaatgacatcataCGGTGACACTGAGGGCTGAGAAAAGATTATCCTTATCTGGCCTTTACATAATTTGTTCCTTCAGTCTGGCACAACTTTATGCGTTGactttgaatatgaatatttcaaattaagGTAAAGATAGAGTCCTTTGTATGTGCCAAGCACAGCTGCACAgtagatattaaaaatattcccCGTAGAACTGTGTCCATGTGCCTCACACATAACTGAGCTTTGTGGCTTTGTCTATGTTTGCGCATATTTGggtgacaaatatatatttatatataataaaactaatttggCATTCTAACCTGAACATACGGCATGTCAAAATTCAATATCTACAAAATGggaatttaaagggacagttcaccttaaaaaaaaaaataaaaaaattatttactctcgtgtcgttccaaacctgtattattCGAATTCTTCTGTGGAAAACTATATATGTATTTCAAAGTGAACAAgctgttcttttttatataatgaaagtaaataGTCCCCATCCAtcttaattttactttaatttttcttaagatttaaagggacatttactcaaaagtgaaaaaatcgGTCATTATTACTCACCCTAATGTCGTTCTAAATCAGCAGGGCAttcgttcatctttggaagacaaattgagatatttttgatgaaatctgagagctttccgACCCTCAGACAGCAACGCAaccaaggcccagaaaggttgtaaagacatcattaaaatagtccacgtgAAATCAGCGGTTTAACGGCACTTTTTAAGTCAACAAAAATAACCTTATTCAACGGTTACATCTCTTCCGAGTTCGGAGTGTACTGGAACATAACCCCACTGAAACATAAAAATCAGCAAAAGACCTACACGCGAGTGTCTCCGctacaaaacatcttcatgcGAAAGATACGCAATTCAGCTTGCATTTACATCAACATCCAAAGCGCACATCTCTGCGATTCTGTAAGGTAAATTCAATTTGGGGCTTCAATTTCCTCTTGTGGGTACGTAATGTGGTTGTCATGTTCAATGAGAAATTGCTTCCCCTCTGAAGAGCTCGGTGGGAACCGCAATAGGCTGCTATGACACGCTCGTTCCCGGCGTCCTTCCAGAGAAGATTAAAAGCTTGATATCGAAATCATGCTTCGTCACCAATGCAAGACATCTTATTTACTCCGAATGGGAAGCGAATGCAGTGTCAGACGTGAAAAACACGTTTCTGTCGTACACACGCACGCACCGTTTCAAATCAAGGCTCTTCAGGCCCCGCTTGGCTGCGGCTCCATTATCTCCGGTTCCTGCAGTATCCTAAGATTCCCCCGGCGTACTTCAGCCCTAGGGCTGTCGGTGTTGATTTATGTTTGACAGCCATTGAACTCATCACAGCCTTGTGCGAATATCCGTATTGACCTGTGGCCACTCACATTAAATCCTATCGAGTTTAGTCTTGCATGATGTTCGACCCCCTCGAGGAAGCCTGTCTTAGAGCAATCGGAAAATTCATAGCTATAGCATTTAAGCGCAAATCTATCTTAGGCAACGTGAGATCAATATAAAATTGCAGCCATTTGTGCTTTCATATTGGATTTGTGCATATGAAAATACTTCAGCACAGAACAGGTGGATGTGCCAGATATGACATCGGGAAGAACGTAAGAAAAAGCTTCATTAGACTTGAATGTAATGGCGTTAAATGGAAATTGTAAATAGCTGCCATGTAAAGACTGACTCCTCcaataatgtgtttaaattaaCAGTGCACACCAAAAGGCCATTTAAgctgtagatgagtttgtttcttcatcaaaacagatttagcattatatcacttgTGAACTAAATACaagctctgcagtgaatgggtgccgccagaagaAGAGTAACAACAGCTGATAAAcacgtcacaataatccagaAGTAATCCGGTTCATCTTGTGcagtaaaaataatagattatacatttttaacagctgtttatgtttaatctgtgcatatttctcctCTGATTCAGGTGAGACcattttttcactggagaaagccgTATTACGGATTGAGGACAAATTTgtgacatatttgtttattacaaaaatgcatctttttgtgTGCCATGAAACCATGAAAAACGAAATAGAAAAGGGTATTTTTTTACCACAGGAGTACAGCGTTTTAAAAAGCGGTGTTCACGGCATGATATTCTAGTAGATATTAAGCTTCTTTTTGTAATGCTAATGCAATACAAGTATTGTAATTTACTTAAGTttgtataatacatatttatattgaaattttaaaaaaattcaatttatataacaaattatataaatagataactgaccttcaaaaataattcatttgacAGATATCTGTATgactgtaatttattaataaaaactaaaaaaaaaaagagtataatAAAGTCATCTGACCACTGAATTGACATTGACCTGACAAAAGAGCTCTGATTTTGGCCCAGAAGGATATAACAAGAACATTTCTATAGTCCATAacaaatgatttacatttactgtacatgaGGGTTGACGTGGTTGTACAACTGTCCTTTATTTCAGTCATCATAACCGTCCTCTGCTGCTCCATGCCAGTTTAACAGCGGTCTTCGTTCTGGAGGGACAGTCGGCTCGATCCGCTGCCACCGACTGGGTGGCCAGATGATGTGAGACGCCCGGCCGTGAACAAGACCCAGAGAAACCTGTGGAGATCAGAGTCATCAAGCTTATGAACTACCACGAAACCCTCTATAAAGTCAAACAAACCGGTCTATTTCTTAAGGGGaaagtagcttttgataggctGCCGTTTAACAAAGCGCAACTAGAACAAGAATTACATGCTTTTCTCATCTAGTGAATACAAAGCAATATATCTCTAGCTAGAAGAGAAAAGGACCTCATTCCTTTTTATAGCCAGAAGGACACGGGAGAGAATCCAACAAGCTCCCAAAACCCCTGATTTGGAGGGTTCTGTAAATATCTGCAGGGTTTGGAGGGACTTAAAGGGCTGATAATGTACTCACCTGCAGAGGAAGATATAGACGTCACAAATCTTTGGGTTTAACAGTATGACTAGACCACAGTATGAGTCAGAAGTACTATAGAAAAGCTCTGAGAAGAACCATACTGGGTCcatcactgtgtgtgtgaaaatttatgcatgcatatgtagtgtatgtatgtatatatatatatatatatatatatatatatatatgtatatgtatatgtatatatatatatatatatatatatatatatatatatataaaatggtattttattttgtatatagtTACAGttgaaaataacaatttttaagACCAAAAATCAATGGGgtacaaaactacattttgttTGTCACACAGGTTTGTAACGACGTTCGGATGAGGTTTTGAACTAAATgacacagaattttcatttttggctgaactatccctttaagcccACAAATTGGATGTCTGAGTCGAATCCGTGTGacattttgcagtgttttgtgGGCAAAATAAACACGGCCTCAGACAGTCAGGATTTTGTGACCTGACTTTCAATCAGTGCTTTGGAGTCTTGTCATTATTTTAGAGTCCAAATACTTCGAACAACAACATTATAAGCCTTCTCAGCGTTAAATATCAATCTAAATTCTCGGGAAAGATTTAAATTTAGCCTCGAAAAGGacattaagcaaaaaaatacacacgtaaacacacacatcttgCTGCATAATACATCAAGTCAAGGTAAAGGCGCAGTCTGTGCTGACAAATGTGAAAGCAATTGCCTGAA contains:
- the tmem60 gene encoding transmembrane protein 60, which translates into the protein MNMSLAQRVLLTWIFTLIFLIMLVLKLDGKILWNWFLIFLPVWTFDLILLLMLIVKMAGRCKPGFDPRNGAENLKKRVWYLMAMLLKLAFCLTLCAKLENVMNILVSSVCIPLWALLIGAMAELGYNVFHFRRD